In the Kribbella sp. NBC_00482 genome, one interval contains:
- a CDS encoding ABC transporter permease subunit: MIRLTKVELRRLMARRLTVVGLLGLFTITVLLLVATYFEARPLSAVEQQQAQQQFEMAHKDWVDHAAENLKLCEADWAKQPDPKPKLEEMCTYPEPRLEDFGKPQAIFAEIMPDLLQGSSYFLAFAAFLIGASFVGAEFSSGAIGNWLTFEPRRLRVYGSKLLAAATGFVPIAAVVLAVILFGTFLIVDKLGDTASTTGKVWGDLSAIGGRAVLTTALAAALGSVVGLLLRHTAAAIGVVMAYLVLAEGVFAAFLEKAQPWLVKLNFDAFVRHDAQYYVTQCKTGADGSYTCDYVQKTLSFEHGAWYLAIFTVVVVLLGGWVFHRRDVN; this comes from the coding sequence ATGATCCGCCTGACCAAGGTCGAGCTCCGCCGGCTGATGGCACGCCGCTTGACGGTGGTCGGTCTGCTCGGCCTGTTCACGATCACGGTCCTGTTGCTGGTCGCCACCTACTTCGAGGCGCGGCCGTTGTCCGCCGTCGAGCAGCAGCAGGCTCAGCAGCAGTTCGAGATGGCCCACAAGGACTGGGTTGACCACGCGGCCGAGAATCTGAAGCTGTGCGAGGCGGACTGGGCCAAGCAGCCCGACCCGAAGCCGAAGCTCGAGGAGATGTGCACCTACCCTGAGCCCCGGCTGGAGGACTTCGGCAAACCGCAGGCGATCTTCGCCGAGATCATGCCGGACCTGTTGCAGGGGTCGTCGTACTTCCTGGCGTTCGCGGCGTTCCTGATCGGCGCCAGTTTCGTCGGCGCCGAGTTCAGTTCCGGTGCCATCGGCAACTGGTTGACGTTCGAGCCGCGCCGGCTCCGGGTCTACGGCAGCAAGCTGCTCGCGGCCGCGACCGGGTTCGTGCCGATCGCTGCGGTGGTACTGGCGGTCATCCTGTTCGGCACGTTCCTGATCGTCGACAAGTTGGGTGATACCGCGAGTACGACGGGGAAAGTCTGGGGCGACCTCTCCGCGATCGGCGGTCGCGCCGTACTGACGACCGCACTGGCCGCGGCGCTCGGCAGCGTCGTCGGCCTGCTACTCCGGCACACCGCTGCCGCGATCGGTGTCGTGATGGCGTACCTGGTCCTTGCGGAAGGCGTTTTCGCCGCGTTCCTGGAGAAGGCCCAGCCGTGGTTGGTGAAACTCAACTTCGACGCCTTCGTCCGGCACGACGCGCAGTACTACGTGACGCAATGCAAGACCGGCGCCGACGGCAGCTACACCTGCGACTACGTGCAGAAAACGCTTTCGTTCGAGCACGGCGCTTGGTACCTGGCGATCTTCACCGTGGTCGTGGTCCTGCTCGGCGGCTGGGTCTTCCACCGCCGAGACGTCAACTAG